One genomic region from Cucumis melo cultivar AY chromosome 9, USDA_Cmelo_AY_1.0, whole genome shotgun sequence encodes:
- the LOC103482589 gene encoding uncharacterized protein LOC103482589 — protein MATGPVKSQPLHNFALPFLKWGGKNQTNSNHRIRRAIGGGGGDSSPAVDHSEPESEADSKPQLRVGSRTVRNRLAFSPCSLGDKFAKHSEGEVGDEVVKEQKREGEEIEGEEIVQKPWNLRPRKGTSLRGYGDLKNGGDLQEMDGAVSSPAGASQQGENPQPKSLRLRGFTESHRIEKKDKRKFWIALSRDEIEEDIFIMTGSRPSRRPKKRPKNVQKQLDTVFPGLWLVGVTADSYRLADSPAKR, from the exons ATGGCGACAGGTCCGGTTAAGTCTCAGCCTTTGCATAACTTCGCTTTGCCTTTTCTGAAATGGGGTGGGAAGAACCAAACCAACAGCAATCACCGCATTCGACGGGCAatcggcggcggcggcggtgacTCATCGCCTGCTGTCGATCATTCTGAACCGGAGTCTGAAGCGGACTCTAAACCTCAACTTCGAGTTGGATCGCGGACGGTTCGGAACAGATTGGCGTTTTCACCATGCTCACTTGGAGATAAATTCGCGAAGCATTCTGAAGGTGAGGTTGGAGATGAAGTTGTTAAGGAGCAGAAGCGGGAAGGTGAGGAGATTGAAGGGGAGGAGATAGTGCAGAAGCCTTGGAATCTTAGACCGCGGAAGGGGACGTCGTTGAGAGGTTATGGTGATTTGAAGAATGGAGGTGACTTGCAAGAAATGGACGGGGCAGTTTCATCTCCTGCTGGTGCATCTCAGCAAGGAGAGAATCCGCAGCCGAAATCGCTACGGTTGCGGGGATTTACTGAGTCgcatagaatagaaaagaaggATAAAAGAAAATTCTGGATCGCTCTGTCGAGGGATGAGATTGAGGAAGATATATTCATCATGACTGGATCTAGGCCTTCTCGGCGGCCGAAGAAGAGACCTAAGAATGTTCAGAAGCAACTCGAT ACCGTGTTTCCTGGACTGTGGTTGGTCGGAGTTACTGCTGATTCCTATCGTCTCGCCGATTCTCCGGCCAAG AGATAG